In Colletes latitarsis isolate SP2378_abdomen chromosome 12, iyColLati1, whole genome shotgun sequence, the sequence ggatcattcttaaaactccaagcattgaagagagataaaacaaaaatttcaaaatttttcaaactgtcacagtggtttctccccttaaattcaagcccttttcatttttctaaattacagatttaaaaataattttgatatttacaaaaaaatgataacagttttaaaatatttaatcaaatttaaacattagagatacacagtatcagtaaacaatattattaatattattgtgacatttttacttaattataatattaatatagacaCTTTGACTATTAATTTACTAAGACGTAAAGTTAATAAAGTCCCAGcaaaccataaatattttaaagagcctaaattagcatacaactttatcaaatattttatgagtaataaaataatttgagtATTCTAAATTTTATAGCTACAACTATATCTTTAGTTAGGGAATCAGGCATTTAATTTACGAGTAGtccgactaataatattaagttcgatgttaagacatttgttaataaatatagacATAGTGTTGATGATTTAATCAGGCTTAATAAAGTAAGTAGGCCAAGTGAGaagaatattgatatatttaagaatatgaagatactgataaaaatattctttttatctttatatatgtgtgtctttatatcttgtctattggataatatacatttagattctttttctgataaattacgaataaactgaattattttaaagggcttgtcaaaaacatatttcatttttttataaatttgttttatgaaacaaccaattaaattaagttgcatgcaTGCACAAGTGATAAAATTGTATGAAGACTTTTGAAGCATGTGAGACAAAACTTACAAAGGCCttcatagaaaatttttaaacaatatgtttacttaaatgttaagacttaccttttgtaaaaaccggacaTATCGACTGCGTAAATCGTCTTATGTTCGCGCCCGATGATGTAGgacacgtgctcgatttaggttatgtatgtTCCTTACGTACCACTTTCTCGATATATACTTTTACACCAAAATTTGCGACAAGCATCCCATCCTTGTCGCCAAACTGTAGTATCCTGAAATTcgcaaaactggttaggttcaAATCTTCATTGATCGTCTACCTCcaactttattaataacaaaccgTGAATGCACGACAGTCTTTGTATTTCTAACTATATGCTCCCATTCCTTTGGTTGTCGATAAATGATTACAACTCACAAtatatttctttggtttgataaTACACTTCGTTTTCACACGCGTATAAATCCGATGAGTCTAACCCAGAAAGTGTCGAAATTCCCCGAAGATTCTTTCATCGCGAAGAAAGCGGAAGAACACGGTCCCGCCGTACTGCGCTGCGCGCGCATCCTTAAGGCTGATTTACACGAGTACACATGAGTacgcattatgcgacctaatgTGCGAGCCAGACCTCAAGTCTCgaccatagatgccagattcagcacccggttgtAGCGGTACTCCCTAGTAGAATAAGTCACTAGGTTAAGAACTAGATGTAGAGTTTGGAAAGGTTGGTAATGTACATAAATGCAATAGGTAGTTGTAAGTCTAGATTAAGTTAGCGTCAGGTTCAAGGGTCTTGCCTTTGAATCTGCCTGTTCTGTACTGTACTCCATAGAGCACGGATGTGCAAAAGAATAAAGCATAAGTACAAAGGAAGCACGTGGTAACCTTACTGTTCCGATACCTCGGGTTTACCGCTACACGGTGCGACACCACAtatggcagatcacgcgtacgtgagctcgtggagtttcggaaagtcgacaaaggcaaactgacgcatgccctctttctcgattattccgaagctgcccgaagtaatttcggtccgcctcgtgggagtcgagagagaaaggctcacatttgccttctcgctcttaacaactgaaatccgacctcccgtctacggcatacgatttggaatctcgagccgtgattctcgactgcccaggcatttttactttccgacctatatgtataggcgcacataagcaaagtacccataatagaaaaaaattttgtaaaatttattttacagaaatacatgttttaagatcccctgatcatattttaattattgaaaaagaagaaattttttttattattcccatgtatgaacgtatatatgtatattaataatacgatttttcaaaatcaaaattctttaagattgaaaattaataaattaaaatgagagtccactctttgccagtatcgtgcacgctgtggtatttttcaataagaagaattCTTACTTTTATaacaaacaaaaaagtagaattaatagttgcggaaattaattaataatgattttcctcgatatatttggagttaaccgtatcaatttgatatgacgaactaaatattatatgtttgatttggcttaattttgcataaaaaaatgattgtatcgatccataaaaattaataatgtgcACGATACCGCCCAATGGAAACCACAGaaaggtggtggtctcttccatcaggagggaaatgtaaaaaactgttatttaattatgcaatgtgcaatattgaaatgtttaaactaacgtaatgaaaaaagagctcgtgaatacattaatttttgattaatgtacatacgagctatagtcacgagatccccaccatcaaaccgtttaaaaataaaggaatagtgatcccgtttgccagtgtgatacaaagtatgggttggattttaaatttgaaaaggacatagtcgaatatttttaaaggtacaaaacatagcgtttcattttagaacagtaacatgagttagcaggtactatcataaaactgttttagccagttatattcctttttacctgaagtataaggtaaaaagtacgaggtacaagtaaatcgaaatccgaaaatcattcacattatatcaatgtaaatgaagcggccattccatcagagttaaacacaaaattttgtaatttctgtgaaaacagaattttcattagatgtatgtggtgtttaaaatttttatgttttgactgcttttacgaaaaataccatccagattcatgtacttcatatattgaaaataacacatgttaaatgtgtGGCGGCCGGTGCAACGGACACGGCGCCGCGTAGTGTAAATATTAGGCCGACTCTCCGTCGCCGGCGATACGCGACGTTTAAACAACGGCCGTCCTAGGAAAGGAATCTCAAGTGTGATTCCTGGGACGGCCGAACGACGCACAAAGGGACCCACGACGGGGCCTGATGAGCCCAGTCTCACGCCAACGCCCGAACGACTCGGATGAATAAAAACGTAAACCGAAAATACGATTACGTTATTTCTCCTTCGCCCACATATTGGTGACCCCGACGTGATTTGTCGCGTAAAAGGCAGATTTTTGCGTGTAATGTGTGTGAAGTGAGaagatacattttttttttttctttcgtttttgtCCGTTTCCCCCGTTTCCTTCGTTGGAAATTTTTCGGGCCATTAGTCCGTAAAAATGAACCGCGTCGACGAATCGCAGACGAgtactgccgccgcgagtgcggaGGTGGCGCGCGTGGCTATCCGCATTCCGCCGTTTTGGGAGAAGAATCCAGCGACGTGGTTTCGGCAGCTGGAATCGCAATTCGTGATAGGGGGCATCACCCAGGATTCGACTCGCTATCACTACGTAGCAGCAAACCTGGAGAGCCGGTATGCCGACGTAGTGGTCGACATCATCGATAACCCGCCGACGACCGAAATGTATAACACATTGAAGACGGAGCTGATTCGACGCCTCTCGGGCTCCAAGGAACAAAAAATCCGTCACCTCCTGGAGCACGAGGAAATCGGAGACCGGAAACCGTCGATTTTCCTGCGGCAACTGCAGAACCTCGCCGGTGATACGGTGACGGACGATTTTCTGAAAACCCTGTGGTTAGGACGACTCCCAGCGAGCATACAGACGGTGTTGCTCACACGGCAGAAAGACAGCTTGGCCGAACTTGCCACCCTCGCCGATGCAGTCAGCGAGGTGAAACAACGCCCGCAAATCGCCGCGTCGACCGGGCCAGACGCGATACATGAAGAATTGGCCGAGCTACGCCGCGAGATCGCTGCCCTTCGCGTCGGAAGGGACAGATACCGTCGTCCGCGTTCGCCATCAAGACGAAGACAGCGCAGTCCAACGGATTCACCGTCGCGGTCGCGGGACCGCAGCAATTCGCCTCCTCCGGACGATGGCCGTTGCTGGTACCATTGGAAGTTCGGTGCCGCAGCGAGAAAGTGCCGCGAGCCGTGCATCTCTAGGCCGGAAAACAGACGGGCCGATCGCTAGCGGCGGCCAGCGATTCCAGGCCGTCGACAAGCCGTCTCTTCGTGACAGATCGCGACACGAAGATCAATTTCATGGTGGACACCGGGTCCGATCTGTGCGTGTTCCCGCGTTCGCGTGTGGGTGGCTCGCGTGAAAAGACACTGTACGTGCTTCACGCAGCTAACAGCTCGAAAATAGCGACGTACGGGTACATCGCGTTGTGTTTAAATCTCGGCCTGCGACGAGAGTTCACGTGGCGATTTGTCGTTGCGGACGTCACGACCCCGATCATCGGAGCCGATTTCTTGAGTTTCTACCACCTGCTCGTCGATTTACGTTCGAAAAGGCTCCTCGACGGAATCACGACCCTAACAACACGTGGACAGGTGTTTCCGAGTCGAATGGAAAGCATCCGGGCCGTATCAGGGGACTCAAAATTTCACGCTATTCTGGCCGAGTTTCCAGACATCACGCGGCCATCGGGAGGTCATCGAACGGCAAAACATGCTACACGACATCATATACGGACCACGGCGGGCCCGCCGGTAGCGTGCAAATCGCGACGACTTGCCCCCGACAaactgaaaatcgcgaaagccgAATTCGAGTCGATGGTGAAAGATGGCACAGCACGAACATCTGAGAGTTGTTGGTCGTCGGCTCTTCACCTCGTCCCGAAAAAAGGCAACGAGTGGCGTCCGTGCGGCGATTATCGTGCGTTAAACGCGAGGACAATTCCGGACAGATATCCCGTGCCGCACATCGAGGACTTTGCACAGCGTCT encodes:
- the LOC143348754 gene encoding uncharacterized protein LOC143348754; this encodes MNRVDESQTSTAAASAEVARVAIRIPPFWEKNPATWFRQLESQFVIGGITQDSTRYHYVAANLESRYADVVVDIIDNPPTTEMYNTLKTELIRRLSGSKEQKIRHLLEHEEIGDRKPSIFLRQLQNLAGDTVTDDFLKTLWLGRLPASIQTVLLTRQKDSLAELATLADAVSEVKQRPQIAASTGPDAIHEELAELRREIAALRVGRDRYRRPRSPSRRRQRSPTDSPSRSRDRSNSPPPDDGRCWYHWKFGAAARKCREPCISRPENRRADR